The genome window tgctcacctcctagttctcctctattggttcccttacaagtttacaagttttttggtttctgaatttaattttcattttgatttttagGTTGAAATTTTTAGCACCTTAtaaggtcattcttcttgttgttagagacataaaatttgcATATATATACTTATGTGATGAagtcttaaattctcttgcctctggacaatcaacttggagagtttcgttgctcggtattcatattttcttttttttttgcaaggttTGATCTTTCGAGTactaagacatatggattgatattaaatggaacatatgtttcatataccatccataaaatcatgttgcctcgatttttttcttattaaaaattatctctatttttgctttcgcTTTAGTTTCAAGTtgtgttgggtgatccaaataggagaagatcatcGGTTTTGAAAGAAAATTGTTGATTCGTATATTTACCACTCTCTATTCGTCAATCTTGTTGCTACAATACGaacatatcaatatattattttctcatcatattttttcatataattttaaaggagttttcaACCAAGAGTTTACAACTAAAATAATTGATCAAAGAATAGTGTTATAAATAGACAACTTTTAGGTATTACAATATGATCAATTACTAATAATTGTGTCATTTCATCATACCTATTcagcatatataaatatataaacactttataaattaatataaaatTTTCACTCTTTAATCTTTACTTTTTATCACCTATCAATTTTCTACTGCGGTACCAACTTTGAGGAGTGGCTGGCTGGTCGGCTCATGCGGTCGTGCTGATCGGCAAGCTGCCGAGCCCGTTCGAGGAAAGCGACATCACATCGCATGACCTACAGAAGACTAGTCCACCGACTCTATGAACATGGTTCACAACAACTAGTCCACTCCATGGACCCAAAGATAATGAAGTGTCAAGTGTAGGTAGGTTTGGCGTTAATTTAGTCCCAATAATTTGCAACCTCATCCATCTAATTCATAACAGCGCATGAACATGGTGCTTGCCATCACTGTCCACTGTATGGAATCTCAATCCATATCATACACGGAGGAGCCGTCATGGACAGGCAGCTTGAACAGTAGGTGCATGTCTCCCTCACCTCACCTCAGCTCACCTCAGCTTGAACAGTAGGTACAGGTCTCCCTCAGCTCAGCTCAGTAGCATTTCTCACCTAAAATCTCAAGACACTATAGGTCCCTCGGAAAAAAATCTCTCATTTTTACCAAGAAAAGAAAACTTGTTACACTTCCATAGCAGTCGCTCCATAGTGCAATATTagcgaaaagaaaagagagaagaaaagcaCGGTATATTCTGGGAAAAAGCTGCTCGTGGCCGGGCTCTGGCGACTCTGACCGGTTTTCTATCAGAAGGTGGCCTTCTTGAGCGAGGTGATCGTCACCGACGAGCCGAGCGCGGAGGTGCCGACCTGGACGTCGAATGAGTCGTACCTGAGGAAGATCtcggcgacgaggaggcgcgCGATGAGCACCACGAAGTCCTTGCCGGCGCACTGCTTGTCCTGCAGCGTGGGCGACGCCGTCTCGGGCCCGTTGGACCAGACGACGTGCCGCAGCAGGTGCGCGCCGTCCTCGCCGAGGAACCTGTCGGGCACGTACTCCTCAGGGCGcgcgaagacgcgcgcgtcctTGGTAGCCATGGGCTGGTAGCCGAAGAGCATCTCCCCCTCGCGCACCTCGTACCCGTAGTCGTGGCTCTCCACCACCATGTCCCGCTTGGCGCGCCCGTACTGCATCGACACCGGCGGCTCGATGCGCAGCGCCTCGTACACGGCCGACTTCACCAGCGGCATCTCTGCGAGCGCCCTCATGGTCACCTCGCCGCCGCTGTCCCGCACGGCGTTGCGCACCTCCGTCGCCAGCCGCCCGTGCGTCCGGGCGCCGGCGCGGCCCAGCCACTTGACGAGCGACGGGAACAGGATCTTCATGCCGCCGAAGGAGTTGAAGCACATGGCGAAGAGGATGTTGTGTACCGCCTCCTCCCTCGCAATGCCGAGGCGCTCGCCCTCGTCGACAACTGCCCTGGCCGCGTCCCGGAAGAAGACGGCGAGGCGGTCGTAGTCCTTCTTGACCAGCGCCGGCGGGAGCCGGAACGAGTGGAGCAGGGAGTCCTCGACGAGTTTGGGCAGGCCGAGGTTGAACAACGGGCTGATCTGGAAGAGCACCCACTTGTTGATCAGCTTGGGCCCGTCGCCGTGGAGTGCGGAGTCGGCGGGGTCGCGGCCCAGGAGCGCCTggcagaggaaggagaaggcggcggcgtCGTTGTAGTGGCCGAAGTCGACCTTGCCGACCCTGGTGAGCTCGTTCTCCATGAGGCCGAATAGGTCGCCGTACACGTCGCGGAACTTGGGGATCACGTGCTGGCGACGGTGGGACAGGAGGTAGAAGAGGAGCGTCTTGAGCGGCGCGTGGTTGGGCTCGGCGGGGTCGAGGTAGGAGAGCACGCGGTAGCCGCCGGTGAGGTCAGTGGAGGGCATGAAGGTACCGGTGAAGAGGTCCGTCTTGTCCACCAGCGAGGTGTCGAAGAGGACCGGGAAGGAGGCAGCGTCGAGGAGCGCCACCACGCGCGGGTCACGCGCCACGAAGGGACCCGGCGGCATGTTGAGACGAACCACCGTGGACCGGTGCGCGCGGACGCGGGACGTGAAGAAGCCGTCGCGCCCGCCGGGCCCGTAGAAGTACTCGAGCCGGTCGCGGAGCGCGCCCACCACCGGTGGGCCGTAGTCGCCCGGCACCTTCCGCAGCGGGAGCCTCCGTTTCGGGGACACCACCTCGTGCGGCCGGTCAGTCGCCGACGCGGCCGCCCTCGTCTGCCTCGCCCTCCCAGCGCACGACGGTGGCGCCGAGAAGGAGAGGCAAGTCGCCGCCGTGGCCATCTCTTGATCTGTGCGCGGTAGAGACTGCAGCTACGCCAAGTCCACGACGCGAGCTGCTTGTGGAGTGCCGTGTCCGTGTGGGTGGCGCTTCTCGGTGTGGCACTATAATAAAGCGTGCGTGTCAGCGTTGGGGCGTTTTAAAAGTCGGAGGCAGCTGCGCGGCGGCTGCGTGGGGCGAGTGGGAAACGAGGGCCTCTACCGGCGCAGCGCTGGGCCGCCATCGCCGGCCGGTGGTGGTTGCGTCGTCTC of Phragmites australis chromosome 3, lpPhrAust1.1, whole genome shotgun sequence contains these proteins:
- the LOC133913396 gene encoding allene oxide synthase 1, chloroplastic, whose amino-acid sequence is MATAATCLSFSAPPSCAGRARQTRAAASATDRPHEVVSPKRRLPLRKVPGDYGPPVVGALRDRLEYFYGPGGRDGFFTSRVRAHRSTVVRLNMPPGPFVARDPRVVALLDAASFPVLFDTSLVDKTDLFTGTFMPSTDLTGGYRVLSYLDPAEPNHAPLKTLLFYLLSHRRQHVIPKFRDVYGDLFGLMENELTRVGKVDFGHYNDAAAFSFLCQALLGRDPADSALHGDGPKLINKWVLFQISPLFNLGLPKLVEDSLLHSFRLPPALVKKDYDRLAVFFRDAARAVVDEGERLGIAREEAVHNILFAMCFNSFGGMKILFPSLVKWLGRAGARTHGRLATEVRNAVRDSGGEVTMRALAEMPLVKSAVYEALRIEPPVSMQYGRAKRDMVVESHDYGYEVREGEMLFGYQPMATKDARVFARPEEYVPDRFLGEDGAHLLRHVVWSNGPETASPTLQDKQCAGKDFVVLIARLLVAEIFLRYDSFDVQVGTSALGSSVTITSLKKATF